The proteins below come from a single Phocoena sinus isolate mPhoSin1 chromosome 2, mPhoSin1.pri, whole genome shotgun sequence genomic window:
- the SLC51B gene encoding organic solute transporter subunit beta translates to MGYNEELTGAPPGTEVPQELLEEMLWFFRVEDATLWNSSMFALVAVVVVISVVFLGRNTQANRNQKRLPPEKQTPEVLYLAEARNKDDNNLTILRETLLSEKPKLAQVEVDVKDSDVPPVILPDP, encoded by the exons ATGGGCTACAATGAGGAGCTTACTGGAGCCCCACCTGGCACCGAGGTGCCTCAGGAGCTGCTGGAAGAAATGCTTTGGTTTTTTCGTGTAGAAGATG CAACTCTTTGGAATAGTTCCATGTTTGCCCTGGTGGCCGTGGTGGTCGTGATAAGCGTTGTCTTCTTGGGAAGGAACACCCAGGCAAACAG AAATCAAAAGAGGCTGCCACCAGAAAAACAAACTCCAGAAGTCCTGTACTTGGCCGAGGCCAGAAACAAAGATGACAACAACCTGACCATCCTAAGAGAGACTTTGCTCTCAGAAAAGCCAAAGTTGGCCCAGGTGGAAGTGGACGTAAAAGACAGTGATGTGCCGCCAGTCATTCTTCCGGACCCCTGA